The Vicia villosa cultivar HV-30 ecotype Madison, WI unplaced genomic scaffold, Vvil1.0 ctg.003067F_1_1, whole genome shotgun sequence genome has a window encoding:
- the LOC131640342 gene encoding non-specific lipid-transfer protein 6-like, whose amino-acid sequence MARSMKLACVVLALCMVVIAPMAEAAVSCGTVTADLGPCLTYLTGGPGPSPQCCGGVKKLLAAATTTPDRQAACNCLKSAAGSISKLNTNNAAALPGKCGVSIPYKISTSTNCNTVRF is encoded by the exons atGGCAAGAAGCATGAAGTTAGCATGTGTTGTTTTGGCGTTGTGCATGGTAGTTATTGCGCCTATGGCAGAAGCTGCAGTCTCATGTGGCACTGTAACTGCTGATCTTGGTCCATGCCTTACTTATCTTACAGGTGGTCCTGGTCCTTCACCACAATGCTGTGGAGGAGTGAAGAAGCTTCTTGCTGCCGCCACCACCACGCCGGACCGTCAGGCTGCATGTAACTGCTTGAAATCAGCAGCCGGTTCTATTTCAAAATTGAATACTAACAATGCTGCCGCTCTCCCAGGCAAATGTGGTGTTAGCATTCCTTACAAGATCAGTACCTCTACCAACTGTAATAC TGTTAGGTTTTGA